cacacttcttgcACAACAAGCAAAACGTGGCTATCACGGGATAGCGCACGCATGCGGTGGCTTTGTGGGTTTGCGCGTGCTTTTTTCGACTTTTGTTGTACCTGCAAAAGAAGGTCGGCCGAGCGCTTCCTCTCCTCCGCCAGTCTGGCGTCGACGCTCTCCAGCTCGGCCCTCAGCCGCTCGCCCCTCTCCGCCGagctcttcctctcctcctccacacacttCCTGCCGCTCATTCGCTCTCCGTGGAGCTCCTGTCTCACTTCCTCCAGCTCGTTCAGCTTGTCCTCGTACTTCCTCCTAAAATCGGCGGCCTCTCCCCGCGCCTGGGCCACCTGCTCCTTCTGCCATTCCAGATCCTTTTTGGCGGTTAGCAAAAGCTTGTCGTAATGCGCTTGCATTTGGCCAGACTTTTCCTCTGGGGAAACAAAGAgatttaaagaaatgtattacTAAAGCATTACATAAGCGATATTCATGTAAGAGGGCCTCAGAATAAACTGTATCAAAGTGCATCACACTCACTTTTTAGTACTATGCAGAAAACTCTTTTGGGGACAAATATAAAGTCTGGTATGTTAACTCCATGGAGTGAAAGGTTGCAAGTAAGCTGGGCCTGGTGGGGGTTATTCAGGTGTAAAATTGGCCTTTTCTACATAAAGAATTTCAGGGTTTGGGGAGTATAAACGGGCCTTTTACTTTAAAGCGAAGCAACAGCCACTTCCCGCATTGCATTAAACTTCTCGGCACCCCGCTTTCATACCCTCTGAATTGCCctctttgtgttgctgttggagTGCATGGTTGGCTTGGTTTAATTGCTGCTCCAGCTCAAGTGTCCTTGCCAGGACTGCCTTGACATAGGCCTCTCGCTGCTGGTCGTAAACGAGCCACTGCTGGTTCTTCTCCAGAGCCTtaacagaggaagaaaacagaaaaaagaaaaaagaaaaaggccaCAAAATATGCCGTTATTCTGGTGGGCTGCACAACAAGTACTGAGAGTGCTGTGCACAAAGCAGTCTGAAACGtcataaaaacagcagcagcaacaacaaaaaagtagtCACATAATACCAAAATACTTACATCACGCAAGTGTTCCTGGATCGTAGCAACATCAGTGGGAGGGACCTGGCCATCAGTCTTTGTGCtctaaaaatgtttcagtgcagTTACCAAAGCATAATTTCCTTGCTCAGTTAATTGCACAAACAAATGTGCAACTTCAGTGACATATTAAAACCAACAAGACGGTATTATTCTGGTTTGAAAGTTATTTGGAGTTTTAAGTATATTTGGCATTTCGGATCTggagctgtgaaaatgtgtgatcTAATGCCAGCATCACcaacattttctgtgaaaatgtagtgctttaaaaaaaaaaaaaaaaaaaaaaatcaataataagTTATGCTGCTGGTACCCTAGTACCTAGTTCAAACAACCGCTGATTTCTTTAACTTTGGACAATCTTGCTCAATAAGCTGTTACATGAACAGAAAATTCAGGGTTCAAGGTATATATATCCATAAGTCAAAATTAACTATCGTTTAACATTTATATAACGTTACACAAAAAACTAACAATACAAGTCATTCTATCAATAGTGGAAACACTTCCAGAAACAATACATATTAGAGTACCAAAGAAGGGAAATCAGGACATTGGAGAAGAGATGCTGAAAACATTGTCAATTCGaatgctgccacctagtgtACAAACACATTATTAAAGACGGAACTGTAATAATGTGTTGGTACAAACAGGGGGGTTGACAGATTCTCTCCCTGTTATTATACAACCAAACATGAAAGATGTACCTGGACACCCGGATCCTGTTTACCAAATCTGTTTTCAAGCTCCTGGCATCTGGCAGAAACAGCGACCAacttgtttttcacatttttagtcTCCTCTGAGAGAGACTGAACaagtttctctctcctctctgcctccttggTTTTTTGGTCCAGCTGGGATTGTAGTGAGGCTACAATCTCACCACCTTCTGATCGAAGCTGCTGTCTCAGTTTTGCTATTTCCTGATCCTTGGCCAAGAGTTGCTGGGAGTTTTTCTCACGCAAAGTCTCAAGAGAAAGAATTctctgaaaataagaaaaaataaccCAGATACATTTaagtatttacattttcacGTCAGTAACCAGTctaaacacaacagcaaaatgtgttttagatCAGGAGGCCCAGGAATCTAGGGcgtgtcattttaaaaaggaagatGAGTGATCTATATAGCTCAAAACTGATGTATGATCTAAATGAGCAACATAAAATTCAAACCGGGGGTGAGACAAAATTTTGGACTCACTGAATATCTGCCCATAAGATTCCTAATTGATTACTTGaagcagtatttatttttaagtgttaTGCTTTGTCATTGGTGAAGGAGGCAAAAGCACCACGCCATCCATTAAGACAATTCATTCATCTTCATAATCACATTacaattgtaattgtaatattCCTACATTAAATTGTGAGCGAATGCATGTGTCTTTGTAGCGAGCCATAAATTAAATATCAACAACTCAAGGTTAACAGTGCGTGGAGCGAGCGGGGGTGAGGAGAAAACCAGGAGCTAGTTTTGACAATAATATTCTTTCACATCTTAGTGATTAAGATGAATGATctaatattattcattttcacaatatgataaagtttaaacaaaaaagtttaCCGTTACCTCTAAAAGCTTGTTTTTATCTGAATCGGTTAGCTTTCCTTTTCGATTGGCCATTTCATCCAATGTCTTTTTCAGgagtgcattttcctttttgagtTTTTCAACTTCTATTTCAGCCTTCGACCCTGTCAGCTTTAGCCCAATCTTGTTGGCGATCGTTTCTTTAGCGTTTTTGGCTGCCATCACTGGAGTGTTTCCTGAAATAAAGCGTTTTGACGGTTAAACCAAATGCATACTCATAGTGAAAGTGGAAATACACACAGCTAACTAGATACCTAGTTAAGTATCCGGGTGGGGTCTCAGAAGAACTGATCGTTAGCTAACCACCTTCAATCTAGCTAACttacaacaaatacaatttaCCAACATATTCCACAAAACCGGTTCACCACGCTGGgcaagacagctagctagctagtaagccAACCCACCATCAATCACTCCCTTGCTTCTTTGTATTCACTTTATAATAAAGGGTTTCAGATCGCCTTCTGTGAACTACGTAGCTGAAAATGCAGGGGAAATTACTCATTTGCATTGTACTAAATGGAGTTGGCCACCTGAATAATAGACGGCTAGTTGAACTTGAGGTAATTCACAAGGTACAATTAACGTTAGTTAGCAATAGAGTCTGCTCGGAATTATTTAGATCCCTATCTAGCTCTAATTATCCGTCACACgctcacaaaataaacaacaaaacaaaataacatattGGTGTTTGTAAAAAGGAACTCaccctgttgtttttgttgtaaattgctACTGCATCACAATAAACGCTCGACGAGACATCAAATGGAAACGGCTTTCTACACCTGCTTCCTTGTTGAAAACAAGTTTGAATACAGCGCGTCCGGCGTCACTTCCGGACATACGTCATGACCGCATGAGAGATGACGTAAGGGTCGTCTATGATTGGTTTGACACATCCACATGGGATACTTACGCAAATCAGACGCTAAATACCACATGTTCCAGCCATTGGTTTGTTGTAATGTTAGTGTTGGGTCTCTCTTCAagggaataaaacattttagtttgtttattAAGTGTTTATTTTAGGACAAAAAACGTCTCGCTGGCGAAAAACAATCAATCGATATATGAAATCTGGCGCAGGCGGGTGTCGGTGCCGGCACTGAAGACTGATTCAAAAAATCCAAGCAGAGTGACATCAGACGCCAGCTGTCAACtgagaaattgttttttttttttattattttgttgtttttcatttatatttgtggTTTTGCTGTACATACTGCCATGTATTGTTCCCTGTTCTTCTTCAAAAAAGAGATAAATTATGTTGTTGCATGGACAAAATAAAAGCCAGATGTTGAGCAATCTTCATTTTGGAAAAACCCAAGTAAAGTTCCAAACAACCAACTGGAATCTTGCAACAAACTAGACACAAATGGAACACAAATATGAACGCTTCTAACTAGTATCCACTCCACCCTTCTATTCACActcaaaaacatgtttgttagGTGTATGCAACTTTTTAAAGTCTGgacactgctgcagctgagaccTCTTGGGACAACCCAGTCAATTTGGCTAAAAAACAGGCTGGCTTTTATCTCAAGGTCTAGCTTCTGAAGCTTCAGTCAGTTACATTTTATAAAGTGAATGAGGATTCAGACTAAAATCAGACATTTGAAATGTGCTGTGGAATCAGTGGCCCAGTGAGGGCATGCTAAAATCCACACTAAGTGttagtgtactgtgtgtgtggctaCCCAACACAGCCTCCTTGCTGTGATGTATGCATGACATCAgatttatgcatgtgtattcATTCACCAAGGAATATTTGCCGTCATTACAAACAAAAGTCATAT
This genomic stretch from Megalops cyprinoides isolate fMegCyp1 chromosome 1, fMegCyp1.pri, whole genome shotgun sequence harbors:
- the cep55l gene encoding centrosomal protein of 55 kDa, producing MAAKNAKETIANKIGLKLTGSKAEIEVEKLKKENALLKKTLDEMANRKGKLTDSDKNKLLERILSLETLREKNSQQLLAKDQEIAKLRQQLRSEGGEIVASLQSQLDQKTKEAERREKLVQSLSEETKNVKNKLVAVSARCQELENRFGKQDPGVQSTKTDGQVPPTDVATIQEHLRDALEKNQQWLVYDQQREAYVKAVLARTLELEQQLNQANHALQQQHKEGNSEEEKSGQMQAHYDKLLLTAKKDLEWQKEQVAQARGEAADFRRKYEDKLNELEEVRQELHGERMSGRKCVEEERKSSAERGERLRAELESVDARLAEERKRSADLLLQVNLLQKSLLNQHEGQKRIAALEQQIQMSAKEFENEKLDRQSLQHQLQKVLKELRKAREQITKLESGKQPKESRFSEPTSYDRLQFERLSIDDPVLSHTSPSRIPNLLDESFLECPECRTQYPTSQHRELLAHIDYCMSASMK